TCGTACGAATTGAAGAATCAGATATGAAATTATATCCTGATTTAGATACTTGGGTTATTTTCCCATGGACTTCTGATAAAGGGAAAGTTGCACGTTTAATCTGTGATATTTATAAACCAGATGGAACACCATTCTTAGGCGATCCACGTAGTAACTTAAAACGTGTCTTAAAAGAAATGGAAGCATTAGGATTCACTGAATTCAACTTAGGACCAGAACCAGAATTCTTCTTATTCAAATTAGATGAAAAAGGTGAACCAACATTAGAGCTTAATGATAATGGCGGATACTTTGATTTAGCACCTACTGATCTAGGTGAAAACTGTCGTCGAGATATCGTCTTAGAACTTGAAGACATGGGCTTTGACATTGAAGCGAGTCACCATGAAGTAGCTCCTGGACAACATGAAATCGATTTTAAATATGCAGATGCAGTTACAGCATGTGATAATATTCAGACATTTAAATTAGTTGTTAAAACTATTGCACGTAAACATAATCTTCATGCAACATTTATGCCGAAACCATTATACGGTGTAAGTGGTTCAGGAATGCACTTTAACGTGTCATTATTTAAAGGGCCGAAAGAAAATGCATTCTATGATCCAAACGGAGAAATGGAATTATCTGAAGATGCACGTCACTTTATCGCTGGGGTTCTTAAGCATGCAAGAGGATTCACAGCTGTATGTAACCCATTAGTGAACTCATATAAACGTTTAGTACCTGGATACGAAGCACCAGTATATATTGCCTGGAGTGGCCAAAACCGCTCACCATTGATCCGTATTCCATCTTCACGTGGGTTATCAACTCGTGTAGAAGTACGTTCAGTAGATCCGGCAGCGAACCCTTATCTAGCGTTAGCAACAATCTTACAGGCTGGATTAGATGGTATTAAGAATAAACTTGCGTGCCCAGCACCAGTTGATCAAAATATCTATGAAATGAATCGTGAAGAACGTGAAGCTGTAGGTGTAGAAGACTTACCATCAACACTTTACACAGCGATCAAAGCGATGAAAGAAGATGACATGTTAAAAGAAGCACTTGGCGACCATATCTACCGTGCATTTATCCACTCAAAATCTATTGAATGGGATATGTATAGAATGCAGGTAAGTGAGTGGGAGCGCGAGCAGTACATGAAGCAGTATTAAGATATTTCGCCATCCAGTTTTACTGGATGGCTTTTTTTGTGTTATTTTACAAATCTATGATATTTATTAACAAAAATATTTTTTTTAGCATTGTTAATATGTTTTAACATTCTTATTAATGGATATATGGTACTATATAAATTGAAGTATATAGTAAAGTGGTGGAATTTGATGGACATAACCGAACTTATAGAAAAATATAAAAAAGAACAGCAATTGATTGAATCTATGATTAATCATACGAATATACATCAAAATTCCCTGTTAATATCGAAACTTGATGTTTATGAAGAAATCATTAAAGATCTCGAAAAGATAAAAAGACAATAGAAGTTGGATATATTTGTTTTGATATTCATATTATGAAAGAGATATAATTAATAGAATAAAACAAATTGGAGGCAGAGCGATGCCTGAAAAATTAAAAAAACAGTTTCAAGCTTATAAAGAGATTGTTAAATCTGATAGTCCGCTATATCACTATATTGCGGATAAAATAAGTGAAGATGAAAAGTATTTAACCCAGCTAAAACCTTATGCTGTAGATGCTAGTTTTATCCCACTTTTCTTTACAGCAGTTTTAAAGAGCTTATATATATATGAGGATGACTTGCGTGACTACTACTTAAATTTTACTGATAAACCAAAAGCACCTGATGATAAACTGGTGCGTCACTTTAAATCTTTTACAGATCGTTACATGACGAATATATCACAGGATATCAGAAGATATGATCTGAAGAAGAATATTGTTGAACGTTCTTCTGTGCTCATCCCAATTTTTACTCAGATTATTAAAGAGAGTGGTCATGAACATTTTAATATGATCGAGCTTGGTACACGTGCTGGATTATTATTAAATTATGACTGGTATGGCTATACTTTTAATAAATCAGTCGTACTTGGAGATACTGAGCAAATGAATATCAAGGTGAGAATTAATCAGTATGATAGCTTAGATAAGATAGAACCTTTAGTTCATCCTAATCAGAAGATAGGAATCACCCGTAATAAGATGGATATTGCGACTGAAGAGGATCATTTATGGCTCCTCAGCCTATATTATCCTGAAGAAAACAAAAGACGTAAATATTATTCTAAAGCAAGGAAGCTTTTTTTAGAGCATCCTGTTGATATATATGAAGGGGAAGAGATTCAGCTGCTTGATGAACAGCTGAGTACACTGCCTGAAGATGAACCGATTATTATCTTTCATATCCACGTAACGAAACACTGGTCAGATGAGAGAAAACAGCAACTTTTAGCTGTAATTCAAAAACACGCACAGTCTAAAGAAATCTATCACGTGCATCATCAGATTTTTAATAGTGATATTTATCTGGATTCCTTTTTTGAAGGGAATGTTAAGCGTGAGAAACTGGCACATTTTGATTTGAATAAACTGCAGATAGAATGGTTATATAATCAGCCGATTAAGTTATAATGCGATGAATCTATTTTTAATGTAATGCTCATGAGGGTGAGACATAAGTCTCACCCCTCTTCTGTTTAACAGCTTAAACGGCGGAACACTTCTGTCCCAGCCTCATGAGTTTTTCTATTATGCAAAATATGCTTCATATGCTGCAAGTACTGCTCTATCTGCATCTTTCTCCTCGATGCCGAACATCATACTGATTTCTGAAGAACCTTGGTTGATCATTTTCAAGTTGATGTTATTCGTTTTAAATGCTTCAGTGGCTTTATTTGCAGTACCGACGAGTGTCTTCATACCTAGACCTACAACCATCAGTATTGCGATATTCTTTTCTATTGAAAGGGCGTCTACTTTTAATTCGTTTTCTATTTTTTCTAGTAACTTTGATTCCTTGCCTTCAAGTTGGTGGGCTCGTAATATTACACTGATATCATCGATTCCAGAAGGCATATGTTCATATGAAATGTTCATATCTTCTAGGATAGATAAGAGACGACGTGTAAATCCAATTTCTCTGTTCATCAAATATTTCTTCATATTGATACTGACAAACCCTGAATCACAACTTACACCCACGACACCTGAAGATTGTCTTGAATTCGTAATAAGTGTCCCGGGGTGATCTGGATCGTTCGTATTTTTAATGTTTACAGGTATTCCAGAACGATAGACAGGTAACAAAGCCTCGTCATGAAAG
Above is a window of Macrococcoides canis DNA encoding:
- the glnA gene encoding type I glutamate--ammonia ligase; its protein translation is MAKFTREDIIKLAEESNVRYLRLQFSDILGTIKNVEVPISQLEKVLDNEMMFDGSSIEGFVRIEESDMKLYPDLDTWVIFPWTSDKGKVARLICDIYKPDGTPFLGDPRSNLKRVLKEMEALGFTEFNLGPEPEFFLFKLDEKGEPTLELNDNGGYFDLAPTDLGENCRRDIVLELEDMGFDIEASHHEVAPGQHEIDFKYADAVTACDNIQTFKLVVKTIARKHNLHATFMPKPLYGVSGSGMHFNVSLFKGPKENAFYDPNGEMELSEDARHFIAGVLKHARGFTAVCNPLVNSYKRLVPGYEAPVYIAWSGQNRSPLIRIPSSRGLSTRVEVRSVDPAANPYLALATILQAGLDGIKNKLACPAPVDQNIYEMNREEREAVGVEDLPSTLYTAIKAMKEDDMLKEALGDHIYRAFIHSKSIEWDMYRMQVSEWEREQYMKQY
- a CDS encoding DUF2332 family protein; translation: MPEKLKKQFQAYKEIVKSDSPLYHYIADKISEDEKYLTQLKPYAVDASFIPLFFTAVLKSLYIYEDDLRDYYLNFTDKPKAPDDKLVRHFKSFTDRYMTNISQDIRRYDLKKNIVERSSVLIPIFTQIIKESGHEHFNMIELGTRAGLLLNYDWYGYTFNKSVVLGDTEQMNIKVRINQYDSLDKIEPLVHPNQKIGITRNKMDIATEEDHLWLLSLYYPEENKRRKYYSKARKLFLEHPVDIYEGEEIQLLDEQLSTLPEDEPIIIFHIHVTKHWSDERKQQLLAVIQKHAQSKEIYHVHHQIFNSDIYLDSFFEGNVKREKLAHFDLNKLQIEWLYNQPIKL